The following coding sequences lie in one Trichoderma breve strain T069 chromosome 1, whole genome shotgun sequence genomic window:
- a CDS encoding fungal zn(2)-Cys(6) binuclear cluster domain-containing protein: METKQSDTPRIRKKRIPKSCNACRRSKAKCDGKRPCSRCCELKKICAFIDPPKEAHQLRIEELEQQVAALKDQLRRPSSTQTGSQIETSHTNLGQHLGVSSQVSSDLEHGPFVPAAQFNSGELALIRPSHTESPTDTVLSSKQIKSNFEIGSVTLPDCVDAGLLSIEQAEQYFSIFFQGCDHSVPVFDPRYDSFQSIRARSSLLFSAICTIGCRVVTGTDTQQWHMLDFHVKRMLNCALARPAMASLETIQALLVRSCYASERSLLVAAATRMALDLNFPESYDEMINRSAVLATRRPSAGIDEETVVSMRRVRTWLHLFVLGHILHVDASDLPTFKFVGDSRRSRIILKSSAATELDLFLFSQVELNVIRGRIYDSLASHVGFGDEDMLDVVREARIDISIWFDDWAHIFEKHSIQAPWLSVNLRVQKCWAENMALCCAVRATGVENVDFMSPAQKSVVAMAKDALEEHLDIMIEEPRLYIRNLRFAMDFVWAKCAFCYLLLLKLSILLPESKGRSSRELVAHGNILLSELSEASGGNHNGSRSNTGKQYLQLLQTGIEKFSSVTHEAHNTALSIANDESFSSRRTPGYGTQNRMELDSFIPEQFIFEWDFPGLTLFSSSAIGVAWLDDILVEALNGGEDLFGWLPTDAES, encoded by the exons ATGGAGACCAAGCAATCAGACACCCCACGTATCCGCAAGAAGAGGATTCCG AAATCGTGTAACGCATGTCGTCGATCCAAG GCTAAATGCGATGGTAAAAGGCCTTGTTCACG ATGCTGCGAGCTGAAAAAGATCTGCGCCTTTATCGATCCTCCGAAAGAGGCCCATCAGCT TCGAATAGAGGAGCTTGAACAACAGGTTGCAGCACTAAAAGACCAACTTCGAAGACCTTCTTCCACACAAACCGGCTCTCAAATTGAGACTAGCCACACAAATCTCGGTCAGCATCTGGGCGTCAGTTCACAGGTTTCATCAGACTTGGAGCATGGTCCCTTTGTTCCAGCAGCTCAGTTCAACTCTGGTGAATTAGCCCTCATTCGTCCATCACACACAGAATCACCGACAGATACCGTGCTATCCAGTAAACAAATCAAATCCAATTTCGAGATTGGGTCTGTCACATTACCCGATTGTGTCGACGCCGGGCTGCTGAGCATTGAGCAAGCCGAGCAGtacttttccatcttctttcagGGATGCGACCATTCTGTTCCAGTCTTTGATCCCCGATATGACTCGTTTCAAAGCATCCGTGCAAGAAGCAGTCTGCTTTTCAGCGCCATTTGCACAATTGGCTGCCGCGTTGTGACTGGAACCGACACCCAACAATGGCACATGCTGGATTTCCATGTCAAGAGAATGCTAAACTGCGCCTTAGCAAGGCcagcaatggcttctctgGAAACTATTCAGGCATTGCTGGTCCGTTCATGCTATGCATCTGAGAGATCGCTTCTCGTCGCAGCCGCAACACGCATGGCTCTTGATCTCAATTTCCCCGAGTCCTACGACGAGATGATCAATCGGTCTGCGGTGCTGGCAACACGAAGGCCCTCGGCAGGAATCGATGAAGAAACAGTCGTTTCGATGCGAAGAGTCAGGACTTGGCTCCATCTGTTCGTCCTGGGCCACATCTTACATGTCGATGCTTCTGATCTACCGACATTCAAGTTCGTCGGCGATTCACGGAGAAGCCGAATCATTCTAAAAAGCTCTGCCGCAACTGAACTCgatctttttttgttctcccAGGTTGAACTTAACGTGATTCGTGGCAGAATCTACGATTCACTGGCTAGCCATGTGGgctttggtgatgaagaCATGCTTGATGTCGTCCGTGAAGCTAGAATTGACATATCTATATGGTTCGACGACTGGGCACACATTTTCGAGAAGCACAGCATTCAAGCACCTTGGCTTAGCGTCAACCTCCGTGTGCAGAAATGTTGGGCTGAAAATATGGCTCTATGTTGTGCTGTGAGAGCAACCGGCGTGGAAAATGTCGACTTCATGTCGCCTGCTCAAAAATCGGTTGTTGCCATGGCCAAGGACGCTTTGGAGGAACATCTGGATATAATGATTGAGGAACCAAGATTATATATCCGCAACCTGCGATTCGCAATGGACTTTGTCTGGGCAAAGTGTGCATTTTGCTATTTACTGCTTCTCAAACTTTCTATTCTGCTACCTGAGAGCAAGGGACGTTCCAGCAGAGAGCTTGTAGCACATGGCAACATCCTCTTAAGTGAACTGAGCGAGGCAAGCGGCGGTAATCACAATGGAAGCCGGAGTAATACTGGAAAGCAATATCTACAACTTCTCCAGACCGGTATTGAGAAATTCAGCAGCGTCACTCATGAAGCTCATAATACAGCCCTGAGCATTGCAAATGATGAAAGCTTTTCATCCCGACGAACGCCTGGCTATGGTACACAAAATCGGATGGAGCTGGACTCATTTATACCTGAGCAGTTTATCTTTGAGTGGGATTTCCCTGGCCTCAcgcttttttcttcatccgcGATCGGCGTTGCCTGGCTTGATGACATACTCGTCGAGGCACTTAATGGGGGCGAAGATCTATTCGGGTGGCTACCGACTGACGCTGAGAGCTGA
- a CDS encoding glycosyl hydrolases family 31 domain-containing protein encodes MPQQERVPSSWAENTASSDKLLRLDCTDSQLPFQFTLDALRPNVFRTTFTSKSHPLPPHPSVPLLKKQIEAASVNVSSTSTTKKIKIGPITASIDWTESSPLLSVSLDGSKNGPLHEDLPNRSYVVDGEGIAHYSRYNRDTLYVGLGEKAAPMNLAGRKFELSATDSFGYDIYRTDPLYKNIPLLINATPSGCLALFSTTHSRGSYSIGAEMDGMWGRYKVLRQDYGGLEEYIIVGKTLRDIVTTYAEIAGFPLLVPRWAFGYLSGGMKYSMLDNPPASEALLDLARKMKEQDIPCSAYQMSSGYTVAEQPPKTRNVFTWNRHRFSDPEAFIKEYHKLGMRLIANVKPYVIATHPEYEKLKAANALFIDPHTKKTAVTRLWSAGGGESAEGGHIDFTSAAGFKWWYEGVKKLRQEGIDCIWNDNNEYTVTDDGWICALDEPSLEVRDEVKDRPQIGLWGRSLHTELHGKASHDALVDVDPDVRPFVLTRSATAGTMRYACSSWSGDNTTSWASMKGANALALNAGMSLMQCYGHDIGGFEGPQPSPELLLRWVQIGTYSQRFAINCFKTINENNIGDVIEPWMYPEITHLVRKAIKRRYAMIPYIYSLMLESHQTAIPPQRWTGWGYEEDPEVWTAPITEGETQYWLGDALLVGGVYEPGATQARVYLPKASDEDEGYINLKAPYQYLEAGQWATIDAEWHGAGIPVLAKVGTAIPVGRDVQVLSPGEKENVANLPLDDYRAIEIFPPRQGSSSKRYETVWYEDDGVSAVAKNKISKYSITYSVEGSEIKVEFSRDETSGYVAPWKTLVVVLPPGDARAVRSTDGVQVRDLGVDDEGRKRFEL; translated from the coding sequence atgCCTCAACAAGAGCGCGTCCCGTCATCCTGGGCGGAGAACACAGCTTCTTCAGACAAGCTGCTGCGGCTCGACTGTACGGATTCTCAACTTCCCTTTCAATTCACACTCGACGCTCTTCGCCCTAATGTATTTCGCACAACTTTCACGTCTAAATCTCACCCTCTGCCCCCTCATCCCAGTGTGCCCCTCTTGAAAAAGCAGATAGAGGCTGCATCTGTAAATGTTTCCTCAACCAGCAcaacaaagaagatcaaAATCGGCCCAATCACGGCTTCCATTGACTGGACTGAGTCTTCACCACTGCTCTCGGTCTCTCTCGACGGCAGCAAGAATGGGCCTCTTCACGAAGATTTGCCAAATCGCTCGTACGTGGTTGACGGCGAGGGCATTGCCCATTATTCGCGCTACAATAGAGATACCCTGTACGTCGGCCTGGGCGAAAAGGCGGCTCCCATGAACCTGGCTGGGAGAAAATTTGAGCTTTCGGCGACGGACAGTTTTGGCTATGATATTTACCGCACTGATCCGCTGTACAAAAACATTCCACTTCTCATTAATGCGACGCCGAGTGGTTGTCTTGCTCTGTTTTCGACGACTCATTCGAGAGGCTCGTACTCAATTGGAGCTGAGATGGACGGCATGTGGGGTCGCTACAAGGTGTTGAGACAAGACTATGGAGGGTTGGAAGAGTACATCATTGTTGGGAAAACTCTCAGGGACATTGTTACCACTTATGCGGAGATTGCTggctttcctcttcttgtgCCAAGATGGGCGTTTGGGTACCTCTCTGGTGGTATGAAGTACTCCATGCTTGACAACCCTCCAGCTTCCGAGGCGCTGCTTGATCTTGCACGTAAGATGAAGGAGCAGGATATTCCATGCTCGGCGTATCAAATGTCATCTGGTTATACAGTGGCAGAGCAGCCGCCGAAAACACGCAACGTCTTCACCTGGAATCGCCATCGGTTTTCGGATCCAGAGGCCTTTATTAAGGAGTATCACAAGCTTGGCATGAGACTAATCGCCAACGTGAAGCCCTATGTTATTGCCACTCACCCAGAGTATGAAAAGCTCAAAGCTGCAAATGCCTTGTTCATCGACCCTCACACGAAAAAGACGGCGGTGACTCGACTATGGAGTGCCGGCGGAGGTGAAAGCGCTGAAGGTGGACACATTGACTTCACCTCTGCTGCTGGGTTTAAATGGTGGTACGAGggcgtcaagaagctcagACAGGAAGGCATTGACTGCATATGGAACGACAACAATGAGTATACGGTTACTGATGACGGCTGGATCTGTGCCTTAGACGAGCCTTCTCTCGAAGTGAGGGACGAAGTCAAAGATAGGCCGCAGATTGGTCTCTGGGGCCGGAGCCTGCACACTGAGCTTCATGGAAAAGCGTCTCACGATGCCCTCGTCGACGTCGATCCAGATGTACGCCCCTTTGTTCTTACTCGAAGTGCAACTGCTGGCACTATGAGATACGCTTGTAGTTCATGGAGCGGAGATAACACCACCAGCTGGGCTAGCATGAAGGGTGCCAATGCTCTTGCGCTCAACGCGGGCATGTCTTTGATGCAATGCTATGGCCACGATATTGGAGGATTCGAAGGCCCGCAGCCATCGCCTGAGTTACTCCTTCGGTGGGTTCAGATTGGTACATACTCTCAGCGCTTCGCAATCAACTGCTTCAAGACAATCAACGAAAATAACATCGGAGACGTCATCGAGCCATGGATGTACCCGGAAATTACTCACTTGGTTCGCAAAGCCATCAAGCGCAGATACGCCATGATCCCTTACATCTActccttgatgctggagagccaTCAAACAGCTATTCCACCTCAACGTTGGACTGGCTGGGGATATgaagaagatccagaagTATGGACGGCACCAATTACAGAAGGCGAGACACAATATTGGCTCGGCGACGCTCTACTGGTTGGCGGTGTTTACGAGCCCGGCGCCACGCAGGCACGAGTCTATCTTCCCAAGGCCtcggatgaagatgaaggctACATCAATCTCAAAGCTCCCTATCAGTACTTGGAAGCAGGACAATGGGCTACGATTGACGCAGAGTGGCACGGCGCGGGCATTCCAGTGCTTGCCAAGGTCGGAACAGCGATCCCAGTAGGAAGAGACGTGCAGGTCTTGTCCcctggagaaaaagagaacgTCGCGAATCTTCCTCTGGACGACTATCGCGCGATTGAAATCTTCCCTCCCCGTCAAGGATCTAGCTCGAAGCGCTATGAGACGGTATGGtacgaagatgatggtgtGTCTGCTGTTGCAAAGAACAAAATCTCCAAATACAGCATCACATATTCGGTTGAAGGGTCAGAAATCAAGGTCGAATTTTCTAGAGATGAAACATCTGGATATGTCGCGCCTTGGAAAACGCTAGTTGTTGTGCTGCCTCCTGGAGACGCAAGAGCGGTTCGTTCGACTGATGGCGTACAAGTTCGCGACTTGGGTGTAGATGATGAGGGAAGGAAGAGATTTGAACTTTGA